The Providencia rettgeri genome includes a window with the following:
- the rsmJ gene encoding Ribosomal RNA small subunit methyltransferase J produces the protein MANDIAIQLICEEGADPGTLSQLSEKWQLSHTPDAVMAVVLTPENLQLRKLDEPKLGGIFVDFVSGAMAHRRKFGGGRGEAVAKAVGIKKDYIPDVVDATAGLGRDAFVLAALGCHVRMLERHPVVAALLDDGLQRGYQDAEIGPWLQERMSLIHASSITALSEITHAPDVIYLDPMYPHRQKSALVKKEMRVFQSLVGADDDADSLLAPAITLAKRRVVVKRPDYAEPLAGQKAPSAITTKNHRFDIYPCIKNNE, from the coding sequence ATGGCTAATGACATTGCGATCCAGTTGATCTGTGAAGAGGGTGCCGATCCCGGCACGCTCTCTCAACTTTCTGAAAAATGGCAGCTTTCTCATACCCCTGATGCCGTTATGGCTGTCGTGCTTACGCCTGAAAATTTACAACTGCGTAAGCTAGATGAACCTAAATTAGGGGGAATTTTTGTCGACTTCGTCTCTGGGGCTATGGCCCATCGCCGTAAATTTGGAGGGGGTCGTGGTGAAGCGGTCGCCAAAGCTGTGGGAATCAAAAAAGATTATATTCCCGATGTGGTTGATGCCACTGCTGGCCTAGGGCGTGATGCCTTTGTTCTCGCCGCTCTCGGTTGCCATGTCCGCATGTTGGAACGTCACCCTGTGGTTGCTGCCCTATTAGACGATGGCTTACAACGGGGCTATCAAGATGCAGAAATTGGCCCATGGTTACAAGAGCGAATGTCATTGATCCATGCATCCAGTATTACCGCTCTGAGTGAAATAACCCACGCGCCTGATGTTATCTATCTCGACCCGATGTACCCTCATCGGCAAAAAAGTGCTTTAGTGAAGAAGGAAATGCGAGTATTTCAGTCATTGGTGGGAGCAGATGATGATGCAGATTCATTATTAGCCCCTGCGATTACTTTGGCTAAACGTAGGGTAGTTGTTAAGCGCCCTGACTATGCAGAGCCCCTTGCGGGACAAAAAGCGCCATCAGCGATTACCACTAAAAACCATCGGTTTGATATCTATCCATGCATTAAAAATAACGAATAA